Proteins from a single region of Dasypus novemcinctus isolate mDasNov1 chromosome 16, mDasNov1.1.hap2, whole genome shotgun sequence:
- the LPIN2 gene encoding phosphatidate phosphatase LPIN2 isoform X3: MKSGGNERPSQSSDISHILETETVFTSGSVKKKKRRRKKCKQDNKKEDHTTTPAAEDALDVALSSDDEKGALSARGSSNASLKEEDYKEPLSFHSAGDHYPLSDGDWSPLDNAYSQAVCPKSDSELEVKPAGSLLRSESHMEWTWGGFPESTKISKRERSDHHPRTAVITPSENTHFRVIPSDDNLISEVEKDVSIEDTVCTIVKPKPRALGKPMSDASCAAELLEPPLETLQISSMLDTDHLPVPSSVEASSESKPAAKVDSPSKKKGVHKRSQHQGPDDIYLDDLKALEPEVAALYFPKSESEPGSRQWPESDTLSGSQSPQSVGSAAADSGTECLSDSAMDLPDVTLSLCGGLSENGEISKEKFMEHIITYHEFAENPGLIDNPNLVIRIYNRYYNWALAAPMILSLQVFQKSLPKATVESWVKDKMPKKSGRWWFWRKRESMAKQLPEAKEGKSEAPQTSDLSSSTKEPTNARPTEGDSSSDEGSQECEESVHVDPDPGEHLSHAGPTSYKKSLRLSSDQIAKLKLQDGPNDVVFSITTQYQGTCRCAGTIYLWDWNDKIIISDIDGTITKSDALGQILPQLGKDWTHQGIAKLYHSINENGYKFLYCSARAIGMADMTRGYLHWVNDKGTILPRGPLMLSPSSLFSAFHREVIEKKPEKFKIECLNDIRNLFAPSKQPFYAAFGNRPNDVYAYTQVGVPDCRIFTVNPKGELIQERTKGNKSSYHRLIELVEHVFPLLNKEQNSAFPCPEFSSFCYWRDPIPAVNLDDLA; the protein is encoded by the exons ATGAAATCAGGTGGAAATGAAAGACCATCTCAGAGTTCAGACATCTCACACATCTTAGAAACGGAGACTGTTTTCACTTCAGGttctgtgaaaaagaaaaaacgaaGGAGAAAGAAATGCAAGCAAGACAATAAGAAGGAAGATCATACTACTACTCCTGCTGCAGAAGATGCACTTGATGTAGCTTTAAGCTCTGATGATGAAAAGGGAGCCCTGTCAGCAAG AGGATCTTCAAATGCTTCCTTAAAGGAAGAAGACTACAAGGAGCCTTTGAGCTTCCATTCTGCTGGCGATCACTACCCCTTATCTGATGGAGATTGGTCTCCTTTGGACAA TGCCTATTCCCAGGCAGTGTGTCCTAAGAGCGATTCAGAGCTGGAGGTGAAACCTGCCGGGAGCCTGCTCAGATCTGAGTCTCATATGGAGTGGACATGGGGTGGCTTCCCAGAGTCCACCAAG ATCAGCAAGAGAGAGCGATCTGACCATCATCCTAGGACAGCTGTGATTACACCATCAGAAAATACTCATTTTCGGGTAATTCCCAGTGACGACAACCTCATAAGTGAGGTTGAAAAGGATGTTTCCATTGAAGACACAGTCTGTACCATAGTGAAGCCCAAACCCAGAGCTCTGGGTAAACCGATGAGTGATGCAAGTTGCGCTGCAGAACTTCTTGAACCTCCCCTTGAGACTTTGCAGATTTCATCTATGTTAGATACAGATCACCTTCCAGTCCCATCATCAGTGGAGGCTTCTTCAGAATCAAAACCAGCAGCTAAAGTAGACTCACCGTCAAAGAAGAAAG gTGTTCacaagagaagccagcaccagggaCCTGATGATATTTATCTAGATGACTTAAAGGCTCTAGAACCTGAAGTTGCAGCTCTCTATTTCCCTAAAAG TGAATCTGAGCCTGGCTCCAGGCAGTGGCCCGAATCAGACACGCTCTCTGGCTCCCAGTCCCCGCAGTCTGTGGGAAGTGCAGCAGCTGACAGCGGCACCGAATGCCTCTCGGATTCTGCCATGGACTTGCCGGATGTCACCCTCTCACTTTGCGGGGGACTCAGTGAAAATGGAGAAATTTCTAAAG AAAAATTCATGGAGCATATCATTACTTATCATGAATTTGCAGAAAATCCTGGGCTTATAGACAATCCTAATCTTGTAATACGGATATATAACCG TTACTACAATTGGGCTTTAGCTGCTCCCATGATCCTTAGCTTGCAGGTATTCCAGAAGAGTTTGCCTAAG GCGACAGTCGAGTCCTGGGTCAAAGATAAGATGCCAAAGAAATCTGGTCGATGGTGGTTTTGGCGTAAGAGAGAAAGCATGGCCAAACAG CTTCCAGAGGCCAAGGAGGGGAAATCTGAGGCACCACAGACCAGTGACCTCTCGTCGAGCACAAAGGAGCCGACCAACGCCAG GCCGACTGAGGGTGACTCATCCAGCGATGAGGGCTCACAGGAGTGCGAAGAGTCAGTCCACGTGGACCCTGACCCAGGGGAGCACCTGAGCCATGCCGGCCCAACCTCCTACAAGAAGTCTCTGAGGCTCTCCTCAGATCAGATC gcaaaactgaAGCTTCAGGATGGCCCAAATGATGTTGTATTTAGTATCACAACCCAGTATCAAGGCACTTGCCGCTGCGCAGGGACCATTTACCTTTGGGACTGGAACGACAAGATCATCATTTCTGATATCGATGGAACAATAACCAA GTCTGATGCTTTGGGGCAGATTCTCCCACAGCTGGGTAAAGACTGGACTCATCAGGGCATAGCGAAGCTCTACCACTCCATCAATGA gAATGGCTACAAATTTCTGTACTGTTCTGCCCGTGCCATAGGCATGGCTGACATGACTCGAGGATACCTTCACTGGGTCAATGACAAAGGCACGATCTTGCCACGGGGCCCTCTGATGCTGTCTCCCAGCAGCTTGTTCTCCGCCTTCCACAG gGAAGTGATAGAAAAGAAACCGGAAAAGTTCAAAATTGAGTGTCTAAATGATATCAGGAATTTGTTTGCACCATCAAAGCAGCCCTTCTACGCTGCCTTTGGAAACCGCCCAAAT GATGTCTATGCTTACACCCAAGTCGGAGTTCCTGACTGTAGAATATTCACGGTGAACCCCAAGGGTGAATTAATACAAGAAAGGACCAAAGGAAACAAGTCATC GTATCACAGACTGATTGAGCTCGTGGAGCATGTGTTTCCACTTCTCAATAAAGAACAGAATTCTGCCTTCCCATGCCCGGAGTTCAGTTCCTTTTGCTACTGGCGAGATCCGATCCCTGCTGTGAACCTAGATGACCTGGCCTGA